A single region of the Halobacterium wangiae genome encodes:
- the gltB gene encoding glutamate synthase large subunit — protein sequence MHQGTNGSSLLADPDDARSNCGVGVVVDLDGDRSHRVLADALTVLENLDHRGTTGAEENTGDGAGALVQTPHEFLADEFDGLPETYAVGSLFLPRDADERAAVQEAIESVLAGRGLTVEDWRAVPTDNSDLGQTALDAEPHVAQCLVRPDGCTDFEKALYVGRNDVEATVDHDQCYVCSLDADTLVYKGLLKGDQVGDYYPDLRDERVETGFALVHARFSTNTLGAWHLAHPYRTIVHNGEFNTIQGNVNWMRAREADLDSAGFSEDELAAVLPVVDDPEQSDTASVDNALELLMQTGRSLPHALRMLVPEAWQRDDRMSEARREFYDYHASLVEPWDGPALVIGTDGDRVGGVLDRNGLRPCRYEVRADGTLVMASEQGALDGDASEVTERGRLAPGQLFLAEPGRGVVDDADVFDELTDERYGEWVDDHQILPETGGDVLPSDPTDDLRATQALFGYTEDELNELVAPMVADGKDPVGSMGDDAPLPGLSTFNHPLASYFRQLFAQVTNPPIDYIREDLVTSVETRLGRQRNLLAESPEHARQAVLDSPVLADADLAALRDTDLRSATIDLAFDAEADLETGVEAVQRAAADAVEDGAELLVLSDRAAGEGSLPIPSLLATGAVHHHLVREGLRARVGLVVEAGDVRTVHQLCATVGYGAGAVNPYLAVESACDLVAGPDGAAPEDAVSSYLGALEDGLLKVMSKMGISTVASYQGAQIFEVVGLDSSVVDRFFEGTANRTEGIDLDGLEAHLRERHAAASEDEDASLDRIGEFENRTSGRFHQWNPKTVHSLQQAVEHGDYGAFEEYAAQVNDQTEQLQTLRGLLDVETGDRESIPVDEVEPLSAIVERFSTAAMSLGSLSPEAHETNAEAANSLGAKANTGEGGEPPERFGTDRECKIKQVASGRFGVTSEYLAAAEDLQIKMAQGSKPGEGGHLPGKKVNEMIADVRCSTPGVGLISPPPQHDIYSIEDLKQLIHDLRAANPDARVHVKLVSEAGIGTVAAGCAKAGADCIHISGHSGGTGASPKTSIKHAGLPWELGLAEANQLLRETGLRSRVTLRVDGGLKTGRDVAVGALLGAEEFAFGTASLVSAGCVMARICETNNCPTGVATQDPELRDRFRGTPEKVANYLTFVARELRELAAELGYETIDELVGRVEHLSQPESDHPAGRHIDLSRVLAAPSGDSRTRTRTQDKPDVSLDEGLLDAAAPALEDGSEVELSREIATSDRSVGARLSHAVSSEHGGRGLPEDSVHVSLDGSAGQSFGAFLAPGVTLSLTGAANDYVGKGLSGGTVAVRTPPEAGFDPAANTLVGNVALYGATDGECYVNGVAGERFAVRNSGANAVVEGVGDHGCEYMTGGIVVVLGAVGRNFAAGMSGGVAYVYDPGGTFEERCNTEMVAVSRDLSEADEAAVRRLVENHAARTGSDRATALLEDWDAAVEQFAAVMPDAYRDAIAERPEADARRSLPERAGCGHSLAGSAD from the coding sequence ATGCACCAAGGCACGAACGGCAGTTCTCTTCTCGCGGACCCCGACGACGCCAGGTCGAACTGCGGCGTCGGCGTCGTCGTCGACCTCGACGGCGACCGCTCCCACCGCGTACTGGCAGACGCACTCACCGTACTCGAGAACCTCGACCACCGCGGCACGACGGGGGCCGAAGAGAACACCGGTGACGGCGCCGGCGCGCTCGTCCAGACGCCCCACGAGTTCCTCGCCGACGAGTTCGACGGTCTCCCGGAGACGTACGCCGTCGGCTCCCTGTTCCTCCCGCGGGACGCCGACGAGCGCGCCGCCGTCCAAGAGGCCATCGAGTCCGTACTCGCTGGCCGCGGCCTCACCGTCGAGGACTGGCGTGCCGTCCCGACCGACAACAGCGACCTCGGGCAGACCGCACTGGACGCCGAACCGCACGTCGCGCAGTGTCTCGTCCGGCCCGACGGCTGTACGGACTTCGAGAAGGCGCTGTACGTCGGCCGGAACGACGTCGAGGCCACCGTCGACCACGACCAGTGTTACGTCTGCTCGCTGGACGCCGACACACTCGTCTACAAGGGCCTGCTGAAGGGCGACCAGGTCGGCGACTACTACCCGGACCTCCGCGACGAGCGCGTCGAGACCGGGTTCGCGCTCGTCCACGCGCGGTTCTCGACGAACACGCTCGGCGCTTGGCACCTCGCCCACCCGTACCGGACCATCGTCCACAACGGCGAGTTCAACACCATCCAGGGGAACGTGAACTGGATGCGCGCACGCGAGGCGGACCTCGACAGCGCGGGCTTCTCCGAGGACGAACTCGCAGCCGTCCTCCCGGTCGTCGACGACCCCGAGCAGTCCGACACCGCGAGCGTCGACAACGCCCTCGAACTCCTCATGCAGACCGGCCGCTCGCTCCCGCACGCGCTCCGGATGCTCGTCCCCGAGGCGTGGCAGCGCGACGACCGGATGAGCGAGGCGCGCCGCGAGTTCTACGACTACCACGCGAGCCTCGTCGAACCGTGGGACGGCCCCGCGCTCGTCATCGGCACGGACGGCGACCGCGTCGGCGGCGTCCTCGACCGCAACGGCCTCCGCCCCTGCCGCTACGAGGTTCGGGCGGACGGCACGCTCGTGATGGCCTCCGAGCAGGGCGCACTCGACGGCGACGCCAGCGAGGTGACCGAGCGCGGCCGCCTCGCACCCGGGCAGCTGTTCCTCGCGGAACCCGGTCGCGGCGTCGTCGACGACGCCGACGTCTTCGACGAACTCACCGACGAGCGCTACGGCGAGTGGGTCGACGACCACCAGATCCTCCCGGAGACGGGCGGGGACGTCCTGCCGAGCGACCCGACCGACGACCTGCGCGCCACCCAGGCGCTGTTCGGCTACACCGAGGACGAACTGAACGAACTCGTCGCGCCGATGGTCGCCGACGGCAAGGACCCCGTGGGCTCGATGGGCGACGACGCGCCGCTACCGGGGCTCTCGACGTTCAACCACCCGCTGGCTTCGTACTTCCGCCAGCTGTTCGCGCAGGTGACGAATCCGCCGATCGACTACATCCGCGAGGACCTCGTGACGAGCGTGGAGACGCGACTCGGCCGCCAGCGCAACCTCCTCGCGGAGTCCCCGGAACACGCTCGGCAAGCCGTCCTCGACAGCCCCGTGCTCGCGGACGCCGACCTCGCGGCACTCCGGGACACGGACCTCCGGAGCGCAACCATCGACCTCGCGTTTGACGCCGAGGCGGACCTCGAGACTGGCGTCGAGGCCGTCCAGCGGGCCGCCGCGGACGCCGTCGAGGACGGTGCGGAACTGCTGGTGCTCTCGGACCGCGCCGCGGGCGAAGGATCACTCCCGATTCCGTCGCTGCTCGCGACGGGCGCGGTCCACCACCACCTGGTCCGCGAGGGACTGCGTGCCCGGGTCGGACTCGTCGTCGAAGCGGGCGACGTGCGCACCGTCCACCAGCTATGTGCCACGGTCGGCTACGGCGCGGGCGCGGTCAACCCCTACCTCGCCGTCGAGTCTGCCTGCGACCTCGTCGCGGGGCCGGACGGGGCGGCCCCCGAGGACGCCGTCTCGTCGTACCTCGGCGCGCTCGAAGACGGCCTGCTGAAGGTAATGTCGAAGATGGGCATCTCCACGGTCGCCTCCTACCAGGGCGCACAGATCTTCGAGGTCGTCGGCCTCGACAGCTCCGTCGTCGACCGGTTCTTCGAGGGGACCGCGAACCGGACGGAGGGCATCGACCTCGACGGGCTGGAGGCCCACCTCCGGGAGCGCCACGCGGCGGCGTCCGAGGACGAGGACGCATCCCTCGACCGCATCGGCGAGTTCGAGAACCGCACGTCCGGCCGGTTCCACCAGTGGAACCCGAAGACCGTCCACAGCCTCCAGCAGGCCGTCGAGCACGGCGACTACGGCGCGTTCGAGGAGTACGCGGCGCAGGTGAACGACCAGACCGAACAGCTCCAGACGCTGCGGGGTCTCCTCGACGTCGAGACGGGTGACCGCGAATCTATCCCCGTCGACGAGGTAGAGCCACTCTCCGCCATCGTCGAGCGGTTCTCGACGGCGGCGATGAGCCTCGGCAGCCTCAGTCCGGAGGCCCACGAGACGAACGCGGAGGCCGCGAACTCGCTCGGCGCGAAGGCGAACACGGGCGAGGGCGGCGAGCCACCGGAGCGCTTCGGCACCGACCGCGAGTGCAAGATCAAACAGGTGGCCTCGGGGCGCTTCGGCGTCACCTCGGAGTACCTCGCGGCCGCCGAGGACCTCCAGATCAAGATGGCCCAGGGGTCGAAGCCCGGCGAGGGCGGCCACCTCCCCGGGAAGAAGGTCAACGAGATGATCGCGGACGTGCGCTGCTCGACGCCGGGTGTCGGCCTCATCAGCCCGCCACCCCAGCACGACATCTACAGCATCGAGGACCTCAAACAGCTGATTCACGACCTGCGCGCGGCCAACCCCGACGCGCGCGTCCACGTCAAACTCGTCTCCGAGGCGGGCATCGGCACCGTCGCCGCTGGCTGTGCGAAGGCCGGCGCCGACTGCATCCACATCTCCGGGCACTCCGGCGGGACCGGCGCGTCCCCGAAGACGAGCATCAAGCACGCGGGGCTGCCGTGGGAGCTCGGCCTCGCGGAGGCGAACCAGCTGCTCCGCGAGACGGGGCTGCGCTCCCGGGTGACCCTCCGCGTCGACGGCGGCCTCAAGACCGGCCGCGACGTCGCCGTCGGCGCGCTGCTGGGTGCCGAGGAGTTCGCGTTCGGCACCGCGTCGCTCGTGAGCGCGGGCTGTGTGATGGCGCGCATCTGCGAGACCAACAACTGCCCCACCGGCGTCGCCACGCAGGACCCCGAACTCCGCGACCGGTTCCGCGGCACCCCCGAGAAGGTGGCCAACTACCTCACGTTCGTCGCGCGCGAACTCCGCGAACTCGCTGCCGAACTCGGCTACGAGACCATCGACGAGCTGGTCGGGCGGGTCGAGCACCTCTCCCAGCCGGAGTCCGACCACCCGGCCGGCCGCCACATCGACCTCTCCCGCGTCCTCGCGGCGCCGTCGGGCGACTCCCGGACGCGCACGCGGACGCAGGACAAGCCGGACGTGAGCCTCGACGAGGGCCTCCTCGACGCCGCAGCGCCGGCGCTCGAGGACGGCAGCGAGGTCGAACTCTCCAGGGAGATCGCCACCAGCGACCGCTCGGTGGGCGCGCGCCTCTCCCACGCGGTCAGCAGCGAACACGGCGGACGGGGTCTCCCCGAGGACAGCGTCCACGTCTCCCTCGACGGGAGCGCCGGGCAGTCCTTCGGTGCGTTCCTCGCGCCCGGCGTCACGCTCTCGCTGACCGGCGCCGCCAACGACTACGTCGGGAAGGGGCTCTCCGGAGGCACCGTCGCGGTCCGGACGCCACCGGAGGCGGGCTTCGACCCTGCGGCGAACACGCTCGTCGGGAACGTCGCGCTGTACGGCGCGACCGACGGCGAGTGCTACGTCAACGGCGTCGCCGGCGAGCGGTTCGCGGTCCGGAACTCGGGGGCGAACGCGGTCGTCGAGGGCGTCGGCGACCACGGCTGCGAGTACATGACCGGCGGCATCGTCGTCGTGCTCGGGGCCGTCGGCCGGAACTTCGCGGCTGGGATGTCCGGCGGCGTGGCCTACGTCTACGACCCCGGTGGCACGTTCGAGGAGCGCTGCAACACGGAGATGGTCGCCGTCTCACGCGACCTCTCGGAGGCCGACGAGGCTGCCGTCCGCCGCCTCGTGGAGAACCACGCCGCGCGCACGGGCAGCGACCGTGCGACCGCGCTCCTCGAGGACTGGGACGCCGCCGTCGAGCAGTTCGCGGCGGTGATGCCGGACGCCTACCGTGACGCCATCGCCGAGCGGCCGGAGGCAGACGCCCGCCGCTCGCTGCCCGAGCGTGCGGGATGTGGTCACTCGCTCGCCGGGAGCGCGGACTGA
- a CDS encoding SDR family oxidoreductase encodes MDSALVVGGTRFVGRHLVEELLAHDYHVTTFNRGNHDDPFAENDRVDRVEGDRNERRDLLTAKREADPDAVFDCIAYKPRDVESATDIFADVDAYVYVSSGAAYADEEVPKCEDETALESCTAEQATDDSWATYGPRKAAGDRIVSEAAERGVNAMAVRPPVIYGPHDYTERLAYWVHRVAEYDEVVVPGDGTNLWQRAYVEDVAQGLRLVAEEGDPGEAYNVGDRNAVTLDRMLDLIADALETDVERAYTSPRELSIVDLSPDEFPLYRDYPHLLSTSKIAELGYESTPLDEAMARTVEAHRENGLTGEDEGPERETEERLLDVLGTV; translated from the coding sequence ATGGATTCCGCACTCGTCGTCGGCGGTACGCGGTTCGTCGGCCGCCACCTCGTCGAGGAACTGCTCGCACACGACTACCACGTCACGACGTTCAACCGCGGCAACCACGACGACCCGTTCGCCGAGAACGACCGCGTGGACCGCGTCGAGGGCGACCGCAACGAGCGCAGGGACCTGCTGACGGCGAAACGCGAAGCCGACCCGGACGCCGTCTTCGACTGTATCGCGTACAAGCCCCGGGACGTGGAGTCCGCGACCGACATCTTCGCCGACGTCGACGCCTACGTCTACGTCTCCAGCGGGGCGGCGTACGCCGACGAGGAGGTCCCCAAATGCGAGGACGAGACGGCCCTGGAGAGTTGCACGGCCGAGCAGGCGACCGACGACTCGTGGGCGACCTACGGCCCGCGGAAGGCCGCGGGCGACCGAATCGTCTCCGAGGCGGCCGAACGTGGCGTGAACGCGATGGCAGTCCGTCCGCCGGTCATCTACGGGCCCCACGACTACACCGAACGCCTCGCCTACTGGGTCCACCGCGTCGCCGAGTACGACGAGGTGGTGGTGCCGGGGGACGGCACGAACCTCTGGCAGCGCGCCTACGTCGAGGACGTGGCACAGGGGCTCCGGCTCGTCGCCGAGGAAGGCGACCCGGGCGAGGCGTACAACGTCGGCGACCGGAACGCGGTCACGCTCGACCGGATGCTCGACCTGATCGCGGACGCGCTCGAGACGGATGTGGAGCGAGCGTACACCAGTCCCCGCGAACTGTCCATCGTGGACCTCTCGCCGGACGAGTTCCCGCTGTACCGCGACTACCCACACCTGCTGAGCACCTCGAAGATCGCCGAACTCGGCTACGAGTCGACCCCGCTCGACGAGGCGATGGCGCGCACCGTCGAGGCCCACCGCGAGAACGGGCTGACCGGCGAGGACGAGGGTCCAGAGCGCGAGACGGAGGAGCGACTGCTCGACGTGCTCGGCACGGTCTGA
- a CDS encoding 8-oxo-dGTP diphosphatase: MREATLCYPVDGDRVLLIEKKRGVGDGLVNGPGGKLEPGETPRECVVREVREEVGVAVAPEKVGELSFTFGDDPFMFVHVYRADDPTGDPVETEEARPMWVPLDEIPYNRMWADDRYWVPHLLDRTTFRGHAYFDADGEELLDWELRTDVALDESRRYAPSQESSRIS; this comes from the coding sequence GTGCGCGAGGCCACGCTCTGTTATCCCGTGGACGGCGACCGGGTCCTCCTCATCGAGAAGAAACGCGGCGTCGGCGACGGACTGGTCAACGGCCCCGGCGGCAAACTGGAACCCGGTGAGACGCCACGCGAGTGCGTCGTCCGCGAGGTCCGGGAGGAGGTCGGTGTCGCGGTGGCCCCCGAGAAGGTCGGCGAACTCTCCTTCACGTTCGGCGACGACCCGTTCATGTTCGTCCACGTGTACCGCGCCGACGACCCCACCGGTGACCCGGTGGAGACCGAGGAGGCCCGCCCGATGTGGGTGCCCCTCGACGAGATTCCCTACAACCGGATGTGGGCGGACGACCGCTACTGGGTCCCCCACCTCCTCGACCGGACCACGTTCCGGGGACACGCCTACTTCGACGCGGACGGCGAGGAACTCCTCGACTGGGAGCTACGGACCGACGTCGCTCTCGACGAGTCGCGGCGCTACGCGCCCAGCCAGGAGTCGTCCCGGATCTCGTAG
- a CDS encoding cupin domain-containing protein produces the protein MERISVDEVENRPNPLGVHGVRRPVSQALDTDDVALVVYELKPGEQFSGGLHTHHDQEEIFYVLSGTATFEVGTDREEVTVEAGEVVRFPPGEFQSGHNHSDEPVRALVVGAPGARHDWDALESMAPCADCGEETSHAVRPPDEDGVMQLVCNDCGTEMF, from the coding sequence ATGGAGCGAATCTCCGTCGACGAAGTCGAGAACCGACCGAACCCGCTCGGCGTGCACGGCGTCCGCCGCCCGGTGTCCCAGGCGCTCGACACCGATGACGTCGCGCTCGTGGTGTACGAACTGAAACCCGGCGAGCAGTTCTCCGGTGGCCTCCACACCCACCACGACCAGGAGGAGATATTCTACGTGCTCTCGGGGACCGCCACCTTTGAGGTCGGCACGGACCGCGAGGAAGTCACCGTCGAGGCTGGCGAGGTGGTCCGGTTCCCGCCGGGCGAGTTCCAGAGCGGACACAACCACTCCGACGAGCCGGTTCGCGCGCTCGTCGTCGGCGCGCCCGGCGCTCGCCACGACTGGGACGCGCTCGAGTCGATGGCGCCCTGTGCGGACTGCGGCGAGGAGACGAGCCACGCCGTCCGCCCGCCGGACGAGGACGGCGTGATGCAACTGGTCTGCAACGACTGCGGGACGGAGATGTTCTGA
- a CDS encoding lysylphosphatidylglycerol synthase transmembrane domain-containing protein has translation MDYDRRDVAFRLLVGVAIVVALLVGVGWERVVQNLQTADLGIFAVAVAVSVLGMVVNAEGLRIVLDVPARGADASLVRRTWLAATFVRSLIPAGTVGGSAFVAYSVSKDATTTVSSGVAAAASWEFLTIVASAVVATAGVAGVAAGGGDTSNLVVVVVAFVAMLGVAVGLLVAVAHRRGRVVDVLLWLSSVVRRTFGRVVPRLNDRLSRPQVHGVLDSFFESVEALLNDRRRLALAVGAATLGWLLNVFPLFFSLHAVGLPVSLYVVMVVMPVAGFALALPIPGGVGPLDAALGGLLALFAGYPLGALASALVLFRVATFGPHVAIGGLALTTLDETVR, from the coding sequence GTGGACTACGACCGTCGCGACGTCGCGTTCCGGCTTCTCGTCGGCGTCGCCATCGTCGTCGCCCTGCTCGTCGGCGTGGGCTGGGAGCGCGTCGTGCAGAACCTCCAGACCGCGGACCTCGGTATCTTCGCGGTCGCGGTCGCCGTGTCGGTGCTCGGCATGGTCGTCAACGCCGAGGGACTGCGCATCGTCCTCGACGTCCCGGCCCGGGGGGCGGACGCGTCGCTCGTCCGTCGTACGTGGCTAGCGGCGACGTTCGTCCGGAGTCTGATTCCCGCCGGCACCGTCGGCGGGAGTGCGTTCGTCGCGTACAGCGTCAGCAAGGACGCCACCACCACCGTCAGTTCGGGCGTCGCCGCGGCCGCGAGCTGGGAGTTCCTCACGATAGTGGCGTCGGCCGTCGTCGCCACCGCGGGCGTCGCCGGCGTCGCCGCGGGCGGTGGAGACACGAGCAATCTGGTCGTCGTGGTCGTGGCGTTCGTCGCGATGCTCGGCGTCGCCGTCGGTCTGCTGGTCGCCGTCGCCCACCGCCGGGGACGCGTCGTCGACGTCCTGCTGTGGCTGTCCTCTGTCGTTCGCAGGACGTTCGGGCGCGTCGTCCCCCGGTTGAACGACCGGCTCTCGCGGCCCCAGGTTCACGGCGTCCTCGACAGCTTCTTCGAGAGTGTCGAGGCGCTGCTCAACGACCGGCGGCGCCTCGCGCTCGCGGTCGGCGCCGCCACCCTCGGCTGGCTGCTCAACGTGTTCCCGCTGTTCTTCTCGCTGCACGCCGTCGGCCTCCCGGTGTCGCTGTACGTGGTGATGGTGGTGATGCCGGTGGCGGGGTTCGCGCTCGCGCTCCCGATTCCCGGCGGCGTCGGACCGCTCGACGCGGCGCTCGGGGGGCTGCTGGCGCTGTTCGCGGGCTACCCGCTGGGTGCACTGGCCTCGGCGCTCGTCCTCTTCCGCGTGGCCACGTTCGGTCCGCACGTCGCCATCGGTGGGCTCGCACTGACCACCCTCGACGAGACGGTCAGATGA
- a CDS encoding GNAT family N-acetyltransferase gives MEIREATPDDAQTVNAELLEPGFRETTAVDPEFSELDEAGVADAGLDRWLDTEDRVAFLAEHDGTFAGYIAGIRNDSPPIYTRGDRTHVDGLYVKPAFRREGVASALFDRIEAWARERDCEYLGVSAHVDNEAAVEMYDDAFERKYVSYRRRIRDE, from the coding sequence ATGGAGATACGAGAAGCCACACCGGATGACGCACAGACCGTGAACGCAGAACTGCTCGAACCCGGGTTCCGCGAGACGACCGCGGTCGACCCCGAGTTCTCGGAACTCGACGAGGCGGGCGTCGCGGACGCCGGCCTCGACCGCTGGCTGGACACCGAAGACCGTGTCGCATTCCTCGCCGAGCACGACGGCACGTTCGCCGGCTACATCGCCGGCATTCGTAACGACAGCCCACCGATTTACACGCGGGGTGATCGGACCCACGTCGACGGGCTCTACGTGAAACCCGCGTTCCGCCGCGAGGGCGTCGCCTCGGCGCTGTTCGACCGCATCGAGGCGTGGGCCCGCGAACGGGACTGCGAGTACCTCGGCGTATCCGCGCACGTCGACAACGAGGCGGCGGTCGAGATGTACGACGACGCCTTCGAGCGGAAGTACGTGAGCTACCGCCGCCGTATCCGGGACGAGTAG
- a CDS encoding NAD(P)-dependent glycerol-1-phosphate dehydrogenase produces the protein MFEKSKWISLPRNVVVGHDVLDQTREVVADTHLTGRPLVVTSPSPKEVGADRIVSQFADAGDDPELVVVDEATFDAVEDVLAVAREVDAGYLVGVGGGKPIDIAKMASDHLGTAFVSVPTAASHDGIVSGRGSVPEGDTRHSVAAAPPVAVVADTGIIADAPWALTTAGCADIISNYTAVKDWRLANRLQNVPYSEYAGSLSQMTAEMLVDNADVIKPELEESAWVVVKALVSSGVAMSIAGSSRPASGSEHLFSHQLDRIAPGKALHGHQVGVGSILAEYLHSGEQGEWRAVRDALASLDAPTTADELGVSEGEVLEALTSAHEIRDRYTILGGGISEPAAREVARKTGVI, from the coding sequence ATGTTCGAGAAGTCGAAGTGGATCAGCCTCCCGCGGAACGTCGTGGTCGGGCACGACGTGCTCGACCAGACCCGGGAGGTCGTCGCCGACACCCACCTGACGGGGCGACCGCTCGTGGTGACGAGCCCCTCCCCGAAGGAGGTGGGCGCCGACCGCATCGTCTCGCAGTTCGCGGACGCCGGCGACGACCCCGAACTCGTCGTCGTCGACGAGGCGACCTTCGACGCCGTCGAGGACGTCCTCGCGGTCGCCCGGGAGGTCGACGCCGGCTACCTCGTCGGCGTCGGTGGCGGCAAACCCATCGACATCGCGAAGATGGCCAGTGACCACCTCGGCACCGCGTTCGTGAGCGTGCCGACGGCCGCGAGCCACGACGGCATCGTCTCCGGGCGCGGCTCCGTCCCGGAGGGCGACACCCGCCACTCCGTCGCCGCCGCGCCGCCGGTCGCCGTCGTCGCCGACACGGGTATCATCGCAGACGCGCCGTGGGCGCTCACCACCGCGGGCTGCGCTGACATCATCTCAAACTACACCGCGGTGAAGGACTGGCGACTCGCGAACCGCCTCCAGAACGTCCCGTACAGCGAGTACGCGGGATCGCTCAGCCAGATGACCGCGGAGATGCTCGTCGACAACGCCGACGTCATCAAGCCCGAACTGGAGGAGTCCGCGTGGGTGGTCGTGAAGGCGCTGGTCTCCTCGGGCGTCGCGATGTCCATCGCTGGCTCCTCGCGGCCCGCCTCGGGGAGCGAACACCTGTTCAGCCACCAGCTCGACCGCATCGCGCCGGGGAAGGCCCTCCACGGCCACCAGGTCGGCGTCGGCTCCATCCTCGCGGAGTACCTCCACTCCGGCGAGCAGGGCGAGTGGCGGGCGGTCCGGGACGCGCTCGCCAGTCTCGACGCGCCGACGACCGCCGACGAACTCGGGGTCAGCGAGGGTGAGGTCCTGGAGGCGCTCACCTCGGCCCACGAGATCCGGGACCGCTACACGATCCTCGGCGGCGGCATCAGCGAGCCGGCCGCCCGCGAGGTCGCCCGGAAGACCGGCGTCATCTGA
- the proS gene encoding proline--tRNA ligase yields MSDEQELGITESKEHNPGDWYAEVVQKAELADYAPMGGFIVTRPRGYAIWEAIQDNLDSWFKQTGVDNAYFPLFIPESYLEREKDIVEGFDPEVAWVTQGGHEELEERLAVRPTSESIIAPYMAQWVRSHRDLPLRLNQWNSVVRWEATDTKPFFRTKEFLWQEGHTAHATDEGAWAETTMRLDQYQRLYEDVLGIPVLRGQKPDHDKFPGADTTTTVEALMPDGKSVQGGTSHHLGQSFAEAFDITYSDEDEEDRTAYTTSWGLSWRAIGALVMSHSDDQGLVLPPTVAPKQVVIVPIWQEDTQDEVLQYATELAAELEAAGVRVHLDDRDERNPGFKYNEWELKGVPVRFEVGPHEVEDGEVTVVHRPDGEDSVEDRADITASVFEHLDAVYGKLYDAAAERLDENVREASDRNEILGTIGQHGGYVKAPWCGDVDCEAEIKDQIHAEIVMVPLGEESAARAASEFDGERVPEPDHEGEDCAVCGEDAEQTAYFAKSY; encoded by the coding sequence ATGAGCGACGAACAGGAACTCGGCATCACCGAGTCCAAGGAGCACAACCCCGGCGACTGGTACGCCGAGGTTGTGCAGAAGGCGGAGCTCGCGGACTACGCGCCGATGGGCGGTTTCATCGTCACGCGCCCGCGCGGGTACGCCATCTGGGAGGCGATCCAGGACAACCTCGACAGCTGGTTCAAGCAGACGGGCGTCGACAACGCGTACTTCCCGCTGTTCATCCCAGAGTCGTACCTCGAACGCGAGAAGGACATCGTCGAGGGGTTCGACCCCGAGGTGGCGTGGGTCACCCAGGGCGGCCACGAGGAACTGGAGGAGCGCCTCGCCGTGCGCCCCACTTCCGAGTCCATCATCGCGCCGTACATGGCCCAGTGGGTGCGCTCGCACCGCGACCTCCCGCTCCGACTCAACCAGTGGAACTCAGTGGTGCGCTGGGAGGCGACCGACACGAAGCCGTTCTTCCGCACGAAGGAGTTCCTCTGGCAGGAGGGCCACACCGCCCACGCCACCGACGAGGGCGCGTGGGCAGAGACGACGATGCGCCTCGACCAGTACCAGCGCCTCTACGAGGACGTCCTCGGCATCCCGGTGTTGCGCGGCCAGAAGCCCGACCACGACAAGTTCCCCGGCGCGGACACGACCACGACGGTCGAGGCGCTGATGCCCGACGGGAAGTCCGTCCAGGGCGGCACCAGCCACCACCTCGGACAGTCCTTCGCCGAGGCGTTCGACATCACGTACTCCGACGAGGACGAGGAGGACCGCACCGCCTACACCACGTCGTGGGGGCTCTCGTGGCGCGCCATCGGCGCGCTCGTCATGTCCCACAGCGACGACCAGGGCCTCGTGCTGCCGCCGACTGTCGCCCCCAAACAGGTCGTCATCGTCCCCATCTGGCAGGAGGACACCCAGGACGAGGTGCTGCAGTACGCCACCGAACTCGCGGCGGAACTGGAGGCCGCAGGCGTGCGCGTCCACCTCGACGACCGCGACGAACGCAACCCCGGCTTCAAGTACAACGAGTGGGAGCTGAAGGGCGTCCCGGTGCGCTTCGAGGTCGGTCCTCACGAGGTCGAGGACGGCGAAGTCACGGTGGTCCACCGTCCCGACGGCGAGGACAGCGTCGAGGACCGCGCGGACATCACGGCCTCGGTGTTCGAACACCTCGATGCGGTCTACGGGAAGCTCTACGACGCGGCCGCCGAGCGTCTCGACGAGAACGTTCGGGAGGCCAGCGACCGCAACGAGATCCTCGGCACCATCGGCCAGCACGGCGGCTACGTGAAGGCGCCGTGGTGTGGCGACGTCGACTGCGAGGCGGAGATCAAAGACCAGATCCACGCGGAGATCGTGATGGTCCCGCTCGGCGAGGAGTCCGCGGCCCGCGCGGCCTCCGAGTTCGACGGCGAGCGCGTCCCCGAACCCGACCACGAGGGCGAGGACTGTGCGGTCTGCGGTGAGGACGCCGAGCAGACGGCGTACTTCGCGAAGTCCTACTGA